One region of Fragaria vesca subsp. vesca linkage group LG4, FraVesHawaii_1.0, whole genome shotgun sequence genomic DNA includes:
- the LOC101305368 gene encoding uncharacterized protein LOC101305368: MEELERIQATNSQAVALVAQYQLEQTPRGRGSRPGRAPNVERHREVRGQFLLQDYFVERPVYDEASFRTRYRMHKHVFQRIMEDLYNHDSFWRQKPDATRKMGLLPEQKMTGALRMLAYGAAADQCDEITRMGTSTALKCLKKFCRQIEFLYGEWFLRPPNSADLYRLLNRGQRRGFPGMIGSIDCMHWEWKNCPTGWAGAYSGRKGRPTIILEAVASYDTHIWHAFFGTPGAQNDLNVLGASNVFERVIGGTAPQVQFEVNNKRYTNGYYLADGIYPRWSTFVKTISNPRTEHEKHFCKKQEAYRKDVERCFGIIQSRWAILRHGARLFKLEDLRAIMISCIILHNMIVEDEFVEKEFVEPEEDDLMNPSMATVYDRPVHPDTGEPIQFEPVGRDGQHLPAFRDREFQVESAYLHKCLQNDLVMHNWSMDDN; encoded by the coding sequence ATGGAGGAGCTTGAGCGAATTCAAGCTACAAACTCTCAAGCGGTTGCATTGGTGGCGCAATATCAACTAGAACAGACACCTAGAGGGCGTGGTTCACGACCTGGTCGTGCGCCAAATGTGGAGAGACACAGAGAAGTCCGAGGTCAATTCCTCCTGCAGGATTATTTTGTTGAACGTCCAGTGTACGACGAAGCAAGCTTTCGGACGCGGTACCGAATGCATAAACATGTCTTTCAACGCATAATGGAGGATCTTTACAACCACGACAGTTTTTGGAGGCAAAAACCAGATGCCACTAGAAAAATGGGATTGCTTCCTGAACAAAAGATGACAGGTGCCCTGAGAATGCTCGCGTACGGTGCAGCTGCTGATCAATGTGATGAAATCACTCGGATGGGAACTTCTACAGCACTGAAATGTCTGAAGAAATTTTGTAGACAGATCGAGTTTCTGTACGGTGAGTGGTTCCTTCGTCCTCCCAATTCTGCTGACTTATATAGGCTTCTCAATAGAGGACAGCGTCGCGGGTTTCCAGGCATGATTGGGAGCATCGATTGCATGCATTGGGAGTGGAAGAACTGCCCAACCGGCTGGGCTGGAGCTTACTCGGGTCGTAAAGGAAGACCAACTATAATTCTGGAAGCAGTGGCGTCTTACGACACACATATATGGCACGCTTTCTTCGGAACTCCTGGAGCACAAAATGACCTCAACGTTCTTGGTGCGTCTAATGTGTTCGAGCGTGTCATAGGTGGAACTGCTCCTCAGGTTCAATTTGAGGTCAACAACAAAAGGTACACCAATGGTTACTACCTTGCTGATGGAATTTACCCTAGGTGGTCTACTTTTGTTAAAACAATATCTAACCCCAGAACAGAACATGAGAAACACTTTTGCAAAAAACAAGAGGCTTACCGCAAAGACGTGGAGCGGTGCTTTGGTATCATCCAATCACGATGGGCGATATTGCGTCACGGTGCTAGGTTGTTTAAACTAGAAGATCTTCGAGCCATCATGATAAGTTGTATCATTCTTCATAACATGATTGTGGAGGATGAATTTGTCGAAAAAGAATTTGTGGAGCCTGAAGAAGATGATTTAATGAATCCATCCATGGCAACTGTCTACGATCGACCTGTGCATCCAGATACTGGAGAACCTATTCAGTTCGAACCAGTGGGGAGAGATGGACAACATCTTCCTGCATTTAGGGATCGCGAATTTCAAGTAGAGTCTGCCTACCTCCACAAATGTCTACAAAATGATTTGGTGATGCATAATTGGAGCATGGATGACAACTGA
- the LOC101313204 gene encoding vacuolar protein sorting-associated protein 36-like — translation MAGNCLEVVELTSSGRPVLLPSEIECSLLSAVDLECEELPNFPNLKSAILTLTTHRLLWLPDSSSQGASSAIPLASITHIFSAKKSLKSMFASPRIRFQLSVSPDGRVSSSGSGSRSIVVTVVVRGKGADLDVFLTKFWDNWRGRAWETGNADVTSGSVSGSGSTSSGLYTKEGTVRMVGVSGILRKEQEMWETTDKSLQDAFQDLNALMSKAKEMVLLAEKMRQKLLSSSTSQPSAAEDEELGSKQEMQDWLLSVGIISPVTKESAGALYHQQLSRQLADFVRLPLERAGGMMNLIDIYCLFNRARGTELISPEDLLQACVLWEKFDVPVMLRKFDSGVMVIQNKSHSDEEIFAKIKTLATQPDALRTGISARDAAITVGIAPGMAKEHLLTAESKGYLCRDISADGFRFYINLFPEIDPNNVYLVKDYGVYDTWLSVASASG, via the exons ATGGCTGGAAATTGCCTTGAAGTGGTGGAGCTAACAAGCAGTGGACGCCCAGTCCTCCTCCCATCAGAGATTGAATGTTCACTCCTCTCTGCTGTAGACCTCGAATGTGAAGAACTCCCCAACTTTCCTAACCTCAAATCGGCTATCCTCACCCTCACCACCCACCGCCTCTTGTGGCTCCCTGACTCCTCTTCACAAGGAGCCTCTTCAGCCATCCCACTCGCCTCCATCACCCACATCTTCTCTGCCAAAAAATCCCTCAAGTCCATGTTCGCCTCGCCTCGAATCCGGTTCCAGCTTTCAGTGTCACCCGACGGCCGGGTTTCGAGTTCAGGTTCAGGTTCCAGGTCCATCGTCGTTACAGTGGTTGTGAGGGGGAAGGGTGCTGATTTGGATGTGTTTTTGACCAAGTTTTGGGATAACTGGCGAGGAAGAGCCTGGGAGACTGGGAATGCTGATGTCACTTCAGGCTCTGTGTCTGGTTCTGGGTCAACTTCTTCTGGGTTATACACTAAGGAAGGAACGGTGAGGATGGTCGGGGTGTCTGGAATACTCAGGAAGGAACAAGAGATGTGGGAGACTACTGATAAGAGCTTGCAGGACGCTTTCCAGGACTTGAATGCTCTCATG AGTAAAGCTAAAGAGATGGTGTTGCTAGCAGAGAAAATGAGGCAAAAGCTTTTATCCAGCTCGACTTCTCAGCCTAGTGCAGCAGAGGACGAGGAATTGGGTTCCAAACAAGAAATGCAAGACTGGTTACTTAGTGTTGGTATTATCTCGCCTGTCACCAAAGAGTCTGCTGGTGCTCTTTACCACCAACAATTGTCACGTCAG TTGGCAGATTTTGTCAGGCTTCCACTTGAGAGAGCTGGAGGAATGATGAATCTTATAGATATTTACTGTCTCTTCAATCGTGCTCGAGGAACAG AATTGATCTCGCCAGAGGATTTGCTTCAAGCATGTGTTCTGTGGGAGAAGTTTGATGT CCCAGTAATGCTTCGGAAGTTTGATAGTGGGGTCATGGTAATCCAGAATAAGTCCCACAGTGATGAAGAG ATCTTTGCTAAAATTAAGACGCTTGCAACACAGCCCGATGCTCTTCGAACTGGTATAAGTGCGAGAGATGCTGCAATCACGGTAGGTATTGCGCCAGGCATGGCCAAGGAGCATCTTCTAACTGCTGAAAGCAAAG GCTATCTATGCAGGGATATTAGCGCAGATGGTTTTCGGTTTTATATTAACCTGTTTCCAGAAATCGACCCAAACAATGTTTACTT AGTAAAAGATTATGGAGTCTATGACACATGGTTAAGTGTGGCATCTGCTTCTGGATGA
- the LOC101313501 gene encoding protein CMSS1-like has translation MGSRKERNNSVKKKNKGNPLGPKTTKLKPHATTNNKNTQIEAQPIEKLQPSAQLNLFLDKFQSANHLKLSSLELDSLTDKCIVDMSTDQDVESLGKRVKAAFGPSWKEELCDKRLLEGKVDPGSPAVLIISTSALRSIELLRGFRSLTKECHAVKLFSKHMKVDEQVSLLKDRVNIASGTPNRIKKLIDIEALGLSRLSMIVLDVHPDVKGYSLLTLPQVSDEFWDLYKTYFHQRLLQESLRLSLYGPLKSDNEFKGKKKRPNE, from the exons ATGGGGAGCCGGAAAGAAAGGAACAACTCTGTCAAGAAGAAGAACAAGGGCAACCCGCTTGGCCCCAAAACAACCAAACTTAAACCCCATGCCACCACCAACAACAAGAATACCCAAATCGAAGCTCAACCCATCGAAAAGCTACAACCGTCGGCACAGCTCAACTTGTTCCTCGACAAATTTCAGTCTGCCAATCATCTCAAGCTCTCTTCTCTCGAATTGGACTCCCTCACTG ATAAATGTATTGTGGACATGTCTACGGATCAAGATGTCGAAAGCTTGGGGAAACGTGTCAAGGCAGCTTTTGGGCCGTCATGGAAGGAGGAACTATGTGATAAGCGTCTCTTGGAAGGAAAAGTCGATCCAGGGAGCCCCGCAGTTCTTATTATTAGCACATCCGCCTTGAGATCAATAGAACTTCTAAG GGGCTTTCGGTCGCTGACTAAAGAATGCCACGCAGTGAAGCTGTTCTCGAAGCATATGAAGGTTGACGAACAG GTCTCATTGTTGAAGGATCGTGTTAACATCGCTAGTGGTACACCAAACAG GATAAAGAAGCTAATTGACATTGAGGCATTGGGGCTGTCACGGTTATCAATGATTGTGCTTGATGTGCACCCAGATGTCAAGGGCTATTCACTGTTGACGCTTCCGCAAGTCAG TGATGAATTTTGGGACTTGTACAAGACCTACTTTCACCAGCGATTACTCCAAGAGTCCTTGCGTCTCTCTCTTTATGGTCCATTAAAATCTGATAACGAGTTCAAGGGAAAAAAGAAAAGACCCAATGAATAG